A genomic window from Sphingomonas taxi includes:
- a CDS encoding TonB-dependent receptor: MIERTWWVGVAPVALLLAQTAEAQEMPQDTAAAVTQSDDTPTGGTGSDIVVMGFGQSRQVQTVSAIDMERLTPGTSPLKAVAKLPGVNFQSSDAFGAYEWSTRISLRGFNQNQLGFTLDGVPLGDMSYGNVNGLHISRAIISENLATTTVAQGAGALGTASTSNLGGTLQFTSRKPSETADLVASGTYGSDQTYRAFVRAESGDMGGGLKGYLSYGFLTTDKWKGQGVQRQHQANAKLVKDFGERGSITGFVDFSDRRENDYQDLSLDIIRRRGLNNDNITGNYPLALQIGRVYANQQTRAGSATAALPYPSSGLSFPTGIATVDDVYYDAGGLRRDWLGGLTFDARLTSVLSITSTSYYHRNKGQGSWITPYLATPAGAPNADGSPITNPAPLSFRTTEYGIDRAGNLTRLLVETGANRFELGGWYESNTFTQARRFYGMAAGSTPNRETLAFQSSPFATQYNGKYDTETLQYHVADTLDLGPLTLNGGWKGMRIRNRANLLTGALVAGKIQARDWFLPQVGALYRLGGGVEAFASYTENMRAFVSAATAGPFATTQDGFDAIRSTLKPETSKTVEGGVRLHSGGLQLSAVGYYVDFANRLLTFSNGAGIIGNPPTLNNAGNVESYGAEASASYRIVRPLTLFASYSYNKSTYQDDVRDAKGVVLSPTKGKTVVDTPEHMVKGEIVYDDGGIFARAGGDYMTKRYFTYLNDQSVGARLLVDASIGYRLRGLGGVLEGLAIEGSVTNLTDKRYIATIGSNGYVASGDNQTLLAGAPRQWFVTLRRGF, encoded by the coding sequence ATGCCGCAGGATACCGCCGCTGCGGTGACGCAGAGCGACGATACGCCGACCGGCGGCACCGGCAGCGACATCGTCGTCATGGGCTTTGGCCAGAGCCGGCAGGTGCAGACGGTATCCGCGATCGACATGGAACGGCTGACCCCCGGTACCTCGCCGCTGAAGGCGGTGGCCAAGCTGCCGGGCGTCAATTTCCAGTCGTCCGACGCCTTCGGCGCCTATGAATGGTCGACGCGCATCTCGCTGCGCGGCTTCAATCAAAACCAGCTCGGCTTCACGCTGGACGGCGTGCCGCTCGGCGACATGAGTTACGGCAACGTCAACGGCCTGCACATCAGCCGCGCGATCATCTCCGAAAATCTGGCGACGACGACGGTGGCGCAGGGTGCCGGCGCGCTCGGCACCGCCTCGACCAGCAATCTCGGCGGCACGCTGCAATTCACCAGCCGCAAGCCTTCGGAAACCGCCGATCTCGTCGCCTCGGGCACCTATGGCAGCGACCAGACCTATCGCGCCTTCGTCCGCGCCGAGAGCGGCGACATGGGGGGCGGGCTGAAGGGCTATCTGAGCTACGGCTTCCTCACCACCGACAAGTGGAAGGGCCAGGGCGTCCAGCGCCAGCATCAGGCCAATGCCAAACTGGTCAAGGATTTCGGCGAGCGCGGCAGCATCACCGGCTTCGTCGATTTCTCCGACCGGCGCGAGAACGACTATCAGGACCTCAGCCTCGACATCATCCGCCGCCGCGGGCTGAACAACGACAACATCACCGGCAACTATCCGCTCGCGCTGCAGATCGGGCGGGTTTACGCCAACCAGCAAACGCGCGCCGGCAGCGCGACGGCTGCTTTGCCATATCCTTCGTCGGGTCTGTCGTTTCCGACCGGCATCGCCACCGTGGACGACGTCTATTACGATGCTGGCGGCCTGCGGCGCGACTGGCTTGGTGGCCTGACCTTCGACGCCCGATTGACCAGCGTTCTGTCGATCACGTCGACCAGCTATTATCACCGTAACAAGGGGCAGGGATCGTGGATCACGCCCTACCTTGCCACGCCGGCAGGCGCGCCCAATGCCGACGGTTCACCGATCACCAACCCGGCGCCGCTCTCGTTTCGCACCACCGAATATGGCATCGACCGGGCCGGCAATCTGACGCGGCTGCTCGTCGAGACGGGAGCAAACCGTTTCGAACTCGGCGGCTGGTATGAAAGCAACACCTTTACGCAGGCGCGTCGCTTCTACGGCATGGCTGCCGGCAGCACCCCCAATCGCGAGACGCTGGCCTTCCAGTCCAGCCCGTTCGCGACGCAATATAACGGCAAATACGATACGGAGACGCTGCAATATCACGTCGCCGACACGCTCGACCTCGGTCCGCTGACCTTGAACGGCGGGTGGAAGGGCATGCGGATACGCAATCGAGCGAACCTGCTCACGGGCGCGCTGGTCGCTGGCAAAATCCAGGCGCGCGATTGGTTCCTGCCGCAGGTCGGCGCCTTGTATCGGCTGGGTGGCGGCGTCGAGGCATTCGCCAGCTACACGGAGAACATGCGTGCCTTCGTTTCCGCGGCGACGGCGGGGCCGTTCGCGACGACGCAGGACGGTTTCGATGCGATCCGCTCGACCTTGAAGCCGGAGACGTCGAAGACCGTCGAGGGTGGCGTCCGGCTGCACAGCGGCGGCTTGCAGCTGTCTGCGGTCGGCTATTACGTCGACTTCGCCAATCGCCTGCTGACCTTTTCCAATGGCGCGGGCATCATCGGCAATCCGCCGACCCTCAACAACGCCGGCAACGTCGAAAGCTACGGTGCCGAGGCGTCGGCAAGCTATCGCATCGTCCGGCCGCTGACGCTGTTCGCCAGCTATTCCTACAACAAGTCGACCTATCAGGACGATGTCCGTGACGCCAAAGGCGTCGTCTTGTCGCCGACCAAGGGCAAGACCGTCGTCGATACGCCCGAACATATGGTCAAGGGCGAGATCGTCTATGACGACGGCGGCATCTTCGCGCGCGCCGGCGGCGATTACATGACGAAGCGCTACTTCACCTATCTCAACGACCAGTCGGTCGGCGCGCGGCTGCTGGTCGATGCCAGCATCGGCTATCGGCTGCGCGGCCTCGGCGGCGTGCTGGAGGGACTTGCGATCGAGGGCAGCGTCACCAACCTCACCGACAAGCGCTACATCGCGACGATCGGCAGCAACGGCTATGTCGCCAGCGGCGACAATCAGACGCTGCTCGCCGGCGCGCCGCGCCAGTGGTTCGTCACGCTACGCCGCGGCTTCTGA
- a CDS encoding Crp/Fnr family transcriptional regulator, which translates to MATGLKSVIGAQDRGTSNRLLLQLAEADWALLAPHLERVSFAVWDDIARAGERIASVCFLNDGIAGILDALEGDRRYAVALVGAEGFIGWPLLLGDDRSPYDVTMRAEHGEALRLPAAALLSALEVSAGLRSVLLRFVQTLMLQMGRTIVSSLAHPIERRMARWILLYHDRVREDDICMTHEEFRLMLGVRRSSVTDALHRLEEEQAIRAFRGRVVVRDRGKLMQLAGDTYGHAEQEYRRLLGTR; encoded by the coding sequence ATGGCGACGGGGTTGAAGAGCGTGATCGGCGCGCAGGATCGGGGCACCAGCAACCGGCTGCTGCTGCAACTGGCCGAGGCGGACTGGGCGCTGCTGGCCCCGCATCTGGAACGCGTGTCGTTCGCGGTGTGGGACGATATTGCCCGCGCCGGCGAGCGGATCGCCAGCGTCTGCTTCCTCAACGACGGCATCGCCGGCATCCTCGACGCGCTGGAAGGCGACCGGCGCTATGCGGTGGCGCTGGTCGGCGCGGAGGGATTCATTGGCTGGCCGCTGCTGCTCGGCGACGACCGCTCGCCCTATGACGTGACGATGCGCGCCGAACATGGCGAGGCGCTGCGCCTGCCCGCCGCGGCGCTCCTGTCCGCGCTGGAAGTGAGCGCCGGGCTGCGCAGCGTGCTGCTGCGCTTCGTCCAGACGCTGATGCTGCAAATGGGGCGGACGATCGTCTCGTCACTGGCGCACCCGATCGAGCGGCGCATGGCGCGCTGGATCCTGCTCTATCACGATCGCGTCCGCGAGGACGATATCTGCATGACGCATGAGGAGTTCCGGCTGATGCTGGGCGTGCGGCGCAGCAGCGTCACCGATGCGCTGCATCGGCTGGAGGAAGAACAGGCGATCCGGGCCTTCCGCGGCCGCGTCGTGGTGCGCGATCGCGGCAAGCTGATGCAGCTTGCCGGCGACACCTACGGGCATGCCGAGCAGGAATATCGTCGCCTGCTCGGCACCCGCTGA
- a CDS encoding alpha/beta hydrolase — MSVTRTSARTATTVAVALLASTAVWAQSAPSPSAPPPPAPPATATQPPKAAPDMQAVLDALAGLGGKPIETLTPAEARMQPSAADGAKAVMAKRGMPTTPDASVTTQDKPYGGDPKQFARIYKPANAPAGGAPLPVIVYYHGGGWVIADVDTYDAAPRAMAKALNAIVVSVEYRHAPEFKFPAQHDDAAAAYRWTLQNAASWGGDPAKIALAGESAGGNLAVATAIYARDNRLTAPLHVISVYPIANSSKTLPSRRDSANAKPLNAAMLDWFGYYYQTRAADAQDPRLNLVAADLRGLPPTTIINAQIDPLRSDGETLAAAMRKAGDKVEQRTFPGVTHEFFGMAKVVRGAQDANALAVARLKAAFAAPARTR; from the coding sequence ATGTCCGTCACCCGCACGTCCGCGCGCACCGCGACCACCGTCGCCGTCGCGCTGCTCGCCTCGACCGCCGTCTGGGCGCAGTCCGCCCCCTCGCCGAGCGCGCCGCCACCGCCCGCACCGCCCGCCACCGCGACCCAGCCGCCCAAGGCGGCGCCCGACATGCAGGCGGTGCTCGACGCGCTCGCCGGGCTCGGCGGCAAGCCGATCGAGACTCTGACCCCGGCCGAAGCGCGCATGCAGCCGTCCGCCGCCGACGGCGCCAAGGCGGTGATGGCCAAGCGCGGCATGCCGACGACGCCCGATGCTTCGGTGACGACGCAGGACAAGCCCTATGGGGGCGATCCCAAGCAGTTCGCGCGCATCTACAAGCCCGCAAACGCGCCCGCCGGCGGTGCGCCGCTGCCGGTGATCGTCTATTATCACGGCGGCGGCTGGGTGATCGCCGATGTCGATACCTATGACGCGGCACCGCGTGCGATGGCCAAGGCGCTCAATGCGATCGTCGTCTCGGTCGAATATCGCCACGCGCCCGAGTTCAAATTCCCGGCGCAGCATGACGATGCCGCCGCCGCCTATCGCTGGACGTTGCAGAATGCGGCGAGCTGGGGCGGCGATCCCGCCAAAATCGCCCTCGCCGGGGAAAGCGCCGGCGGCAATCTCGCCGTCGCCACCGCGATCTACGCCCGCGACAATCGCCTGACCGCGCCGCTGCACGTCATCTCGGTCTATCCGATTGCCAACAGCAGCAAGACGCTGCCGTCGCGTCGCGATTCGGCGAATGCCAAGCCGTTGAATGCGGCGATGCTCGACTGGTTCGGCTATTATTACCAGACCCGCGCCGCCGATGCGCAGGATCCGCGGCTCAACCTGGTCGCCGCCGATCTGCGCGGGCTGCCGCCGACGACGATCATCAACGCGCAGATCGATCCGCTGCGCTCGGACGGCGAGACGCTTGCCGCGGCGATGCGCAAGGCGGGTGATAAGGTCGAACAGCGCACCTTCCCCGGCGTCACGCACGAATTCTTCGGCATGGCGAAGGTGGTGCGCGGCGCCCAGGACGCCAATGCGCTCGCGGTCGCGCGGCTGAAGGCGGCGTTCGCCGCACCGGCGCGCACGCGCTGA